DNA from Fusarium verticillioides 7600 chromosome 4, whole genome shotgun sequence:
GGTGCGGAGCCGTCGAGAGTTGATGGGCGCTTCTTGTTGGGAATCTGAGCGGGTGATGGGTAGGGAGGTGACATTCCTGATGGAGAGGTTGCGTACGGcggagaagccatcgtgattgatcgatatcgagatgTGAAAGGGAGAGGTTCAAAATGAGAGGCGATGTAACTAAGCAAGCAACAGCGAGGTATTCCGAGAAGGCGTTCTTCGAGAAAGATACGTATTCTTCGATATCGGCGTTCTTCGCAAAGTCGTTCACAAGATGGCGTCTCTCTTCGTCACGGCTTTCGGAGGATGATCCGGTGCATCAGGCACATAACGCGTCTGCTATTCCGAACGGAACGGACGTGAGGTCCAGTCACGTGCGTACCCACATGATCGGACCCACGGCGTCAGCGACCGTTTCTGCTGCCGACCAGTGAGAGTCTGAGACAAAAAGCTGCTAGGCCGTTGACGTCAAAAGAgctgctgataagataaagCAAACCCGCGTGGGAAAATAATTGCAGTTCATTCCCCGCGAATCCCGTGGAGCCCCTCTAATTTTTTCGGCGTTTGGATCCGGTCATTGGCTTACATTTTGGCGTGAGAGAGACATTTGGACCCTGACTCAATCGATTCGGTTTCCGTACTTTACTCTTTTCTTTGGCTTGTGTCTCGTCGTCAATTATCGCCtgttttttctcttctcttgacttgactcaTAAAGAATACATAGTACTTATCCcccctctttctcctccatcctctctctctccccaATTCTCttttgctctgcttcttcagttTCACATCGCCACCATGCCAACCTCCGAAGACGGAAAGAAGAGATCCCACGACGTCGCAAGCATCTCGGGCTCCTCGTCCAGCAGCGACGACTCCCGCAGGCGCCGTCGCGAgcgcaaggagaagaagagaaagaacgGTGACACCACTGTCGCTGTCAATGGCGCAAAGCCCAGCGCTTTCGCCCAGCGTCGCAATAGCTTGGCTAAAGCTTCGCGAGATCCCCGCGATGAACCTCTCCCCCGGAAGCGCCGCGCTGCTGCACCCCAGAGCGttcctgaagaggagggcgCTGTGGTGAAGATTAGATCTCCTAGTCCtgtcattgactttgatgggcTCAGTCGACCCAGTATGTTTTATTTTTACCGATGGTGATTGTGGTTGCGCTTACTGACGGTGTTAAGGTCGGGGAACGAGAGAGCGCAGagaggagacggaggagCAGCAGGCTGCGCGACTGGAACGTATGAGCGGTGCTGTGCGCACTATTCTAGAGTGTGTCGGTGAAGATCCCGATCGCGAGggtcttctcaagactccagAGCGCTACGCAAAGGccctgctcttcttgaccaaggGATACCAGGACAACATTGAAACCATGGTCAACGAAGCTCTATTCAGAGAGGGACACAGCGAAATGgtcatcgtcaaggacaTTGAGATCTTTGTAAGTTCTTTTCGACACTCAATTGCAGAAATACAGCTAACAATTCCCGAGTCCCTGTGCGAGCATCATCTCGTACCATTCACCGGCAAGGTTTGCGCTTCTCCTCCGAAATCGCACGATAATTCGAACAAACAGCTgactttttcttttttcccccGCAGATGCACATCGGCTACATCCCCAACGAGACCGTCATCGGCCTATCCAAGCTCCCCCGAATCGCAGAGATGTTCGCCCGCCGTCTACAGATCCAAGAACGTCTCACCAAGGAAGTCGCCCACGCCATCATGGAGATCCTCAAGCCCCAGGGCGTCGCTGTGGTCATGGAGTCGAGCCACCTGTGCATGGTGATGCGCGGTGTCGaaaagaccaccaccagcaccatcaCGAGCTGTGTCCTTGgctgcttcgagaagaagtccaagacgCGCAATGAGTTCCTCAACCTTATTGGTATCAACCGATAAAGAGTAACACGGTCGCAAATTTAGGCCGAAGCAATCTTCAACATGCTTATGATGGAAACGATAAGCCTATGAAGAACATTCATCATGTATAGGAAGGGTGCATCTCATAAGAAGTGCATGCACCGAGTACCATCACCATTGATTTATCTGCATTGTCGGCGTTACGGTTCAGGAAAGGTTCTCCTCCAAAGGGCGGTTTTGGgacaaaagaaagaaagaggccatgtcttcaacAAATTCGGTCGGGTCCaagttgtcatcatcaaatttTCTAGGAAAACAGGCGGGTACAGCGTTTATTAGCCATTGTCCCATTAGATGTCCGGGCTCAACGCCCTGGAGAATATCATATCACAACCATGTTTAGAGTTTTGAATTGAATGAAATAACCTCATTAATAACGTAACGTAGCCGACCATTGTTTATGTAACATAGCCTGGTCTGATAACCAGTACAACCTCATGTGTGTGGTGTGGTATTCTCGAATCACCCATCTCAGACGCCCTTGTATGGATCTCGTACAAACAAAATTAGCTCAAGAACAAACACCAAATGGCATTACCGACCCGACCTGactccttttccttcttggtaTTTTGAAACCGAACGAAAACGCCTTCACCCCTTGTCATCCCATCCCCTGCAAACTCATTCCCCGTCTAGAAGAGCGTCCATCCCATTTCTCTCCTTTTCCAAGGACGCCGTGGTCATGGTGACATCTCCCCCAGCGTCGATCTttttctcgtcatcttcgtcttggTTCGTCATCTCCTTGAACATTTGATCCACgttgccatcttcatgcTTGATCATTTCTTCGTCTATCGGATTGGATACGCGTCTCTCAATAGATCCACGTCCAGTTCCCCAAACGTTTGGCCCCCACATGGCCTCGGCTTGTTTTCTGCCCAATTCAGTCCTCGCGAGAATCTCCAAAGctttgctcttctcagcGTCGGTCTGGAAATTGAGGCCATCGTCGTGACCTTGAAGGATTCTGTCCTCcaaagacattgatgaaTAGTCAACAACCAGCTGCGGACCGCCAGCTCCCAGGGGTCCAGCATGCATACCATTACCCATGCTTACCGAGTTGGTTCTTGAATGGCCTGAGGACTGCGATTCACGACGGTCCCCGTGGCTGTTGGGGCTGCCAGCTTCACCGGGACGTGGGTAGTATCCCGACCCTCCATATCCGGATCCGATTCCACCCATAGAATGCGACGCCGCGGCTGCTGCGGCTTCGGCGTTGGCTGCCTTCCGGCGCAGACTGTTCGCCTTTCCTCGGGCGTGCTCGGGCAGGTCGTCAGGATTGTCCACGCCGTACTCAACCAACATCTTCTGTAGCTTTGTCGGTCGTGGTTTTCGTGTGCTTCTGGACTGCTCCTGGATCGGCGGGGCTTCAGGGGCCACAGGGCACCATTTATGAAGTTCTTGGCGGAAGAAGTTGGTCTCGTATGTGAGCAAGACCTCCGCCCCTTCAATCTTTCGCAGATAAAATCGTTGGGTCTCTGCCTCAGCTTCCGTAGACAACAGCGGGTTGCAATAGTTGGCAATATGGTTTCGGAAATTCTGTGCATTGTCGATGATTTTGTtgagaacctcttcttcctcaggtTGGAAGGGCAATGATGCCATTTCCTCAGCGAGGGCCAGCAGCTCCTCTAGCTTCGGTCGCGAAGCATCTCGGGGAATCTTCATCCGCCAGTCACAGATAGGGCAAGTATACTTAtcatcctccttcacctTACCACGGGCAATCTTGAGACATTTGTAGTGATACCTAGTGGTGTTAGTAACGTGTAAAACATTCTCGTGACAACTTACCATTCGTGGCACATTTCGCACTCAATCATCATTCCCGCCTCTACCCTTCTGCAGATACAAAAGACTTGTCGAGATCGGCTTTCGTCCCATTTGCTGGATCCTTGCTCGGGGCTAACCTCTCTTGAAACCGGCTCCCCGGGCATTCGAGGCGTGTCGTTTTCGATGTCGAAGCAATCCATGTTGCGCTCCAGTACATACTCAAGATGACTCTTGAGGATATGTAACGGGGCGTTGGATTTACCGAAGAGTTTCTTGCCTTTACGCATCCAATCTTCGTGACGCTTGCGTTCGTTTTCGAGTTCGAGAGTTCCATCCGGTTTCGAGTTGAGGTCTTCCAATCTTTTCTGGATCTCTACGACTTCTGAGTACTTGGGCCGGTCGTGCAAATCAGGGAGTCGACACCGGTCCAGCAATGAAACGATCTGGCGCTGGGCTTCCCGTTGTTTGTGAAGGATTTGATCAACTGCGCCAAGAGTCTCCTGCGAAACAGGAAGCACGTTGATCTGCACTTGGCGCGATAGTGCTTCGAGCTGTGGGTAGTGGACAAACTCAGCAACAATGagttccttggctttcttctcccacTGCTGTCCAGCGTGCATCTGGTCGCGATAGAAGGTCAAATGGTCGTTGTATGTTGGAATGCCAAGTTTGCATCCTTCTTCAATAAGATCCTGGACTTCTTGAAGAGTCATGTACACTCCTCGGTTGGCAAAGGCTTTCTCATTCCATTCTGACTGCTCCAGGACCTTCATTAATTGGTCAACCTCGGGAATGTCCACATTAAAGCCGCGCCCTTCTTCGAGGAGTTCCTTGACCGTCTTCTGGGACAAGGTGGAGGTGTTCCTCAAAGCCTGCGCCGCAGTCGTCTGGAAATGTTTGACAGCTTCGGCGCGCTCTTGAAGCTGGAAAATCTCTGGAcagtcaaagccaatgtgctcggcttcatcaagaagtcGATAAATGTTTGACACATTCCGAGactctctctctttctgGTCCTGCTCAGAGTTGCCGATCGACTTTCGCATGCTTGACTGCCAGGCTTTGTCATTCTTGTGTCGGTTTTGCTGCTTTCTCACAATGAAGTTTGTCGCCTCTCCCACCCAATCATTGCATCGATTGACGAAGTCCTGAAGCACAGGAAATGAAGGGAGAGGATAAGGAATGCGCTCGCCTTCGTGAAGCAGCGCGCGTAGTGATTTGAGCGACGGccttgcctcttcttcaagtaGCTTGTCGTACTTTTCCTCCCATAGCTCGGGAGTTTGTGCTTTCTCCTTGACTTTGCGGTAGATCGACTCCATGTCCTCGTCCGCTTTTCTGAAGAAAAGGATGTGTCCTTCGCCTTGGAATCGAGCTTGCTCGGGCAGATCACAGCAAGCGTGATAGCCTGCGTGGAGCAGGCAAAGGACCTTGCCCGACTGGAGGCACTTGAAGCGCGAGAGATACGAGAAAGCCTTGCAGTAACTGCAACACTGCTCGTCTTCGTCCTGaacatcttcgtcttctaTCTTAAGTGTCAAAGAACATGTATCTTCGTTGCCTCCTCCGATTTTACAGTGATGAGGCGCTGTTTCAAGATGCCTTGCAACAAATTGTTCCCTTTGATGCAATTCTCGCTTGTGTATGCGATCGAGGGCGGGTGCTAACCATTTCGCGGTCTGGATGGTCAGGCCTGTCGCGGCACTCTCCGCAGCGGTCCAGAGAAGCTCGTCGTGGGAGAAGCACGGTTGCCTTCGGAAGAGCTGCAATcgctcaacaccagccagtCCAAAAGGTTCCCAGTCATGTGGTGCAAAGTTGACAGCTtcattgaagttgaagccgTGGTTGAACCCGGCATGGTAAGCCTGTGGAAATGTAATGACGAGTTGGCCAGCCCTCTGATCCAGAGCATATACACGAACTCCGGCCTTCTTCAATTGTTCGGGGGTCAAGAGAGTGACAAGCTGGAAGAGTAGATCCGGTTGTGTTTCGAATAGCTCTGGGACAGCTTCCTTCATGGCATTCTCAAACCTTTCAGCGTCCTCGCCCGGGATACCGTACCAAGTCTTGGTTGCGCCCAGGTGTTGGTAGTTAGCAGAGTAGGCATAGTGATCCTCGTTGTGCCAGCAGAATGTCGAAAAGATCATACCGACGTAGACCCAAGGAACTGTCATGCCAGAGATATCAGATTTAATATGTCTGAACAGACTCTCAGGATGGAATGGAAGAACGTTGAGATTCCAAGGGTCAGTCGCATATGGGTTTTGAGGATGTCGTTCCGCGGTCGGAAATCCTGAGCCGTGAGTTGTGCAATGGATATCAGCTCCGTACTCGACCTCGACTGTCTCTTCTAGGTCGGCAACCAATCTCCAAAACTcagtctcaacatcctcctcggtgaCTGGTCGATGACAGTTGAGCTCGTGGTCGaatggcatcttcttctcaaagtaaCCCTGCTTGAAGTCGTTTGCCTTTTGCTGGAACTGCTTTAGCGAGTAAAGCCCACCCTCCTCGAATCCGAACTGGCCATCTCCAACTAGACATCGTGCGCAGTTCCATTCGTTATCCGGCTTTCGTTTCAGAGGTGGGTCGAGGCATGCTGGATGGTAGGAATGGTCGCAAGACTCGCAAATCAGTAGAGAACCAGAATCTTCACCATTACCACAAGTTTCGCATTTCTACAAAGTCAGCTTATCCCCGTTTGAGGACGACTTGACTTACCTCGCCTGGCGGTGGTGGCTCTTCTCGCGGAATCCTGGGTACTGAAGGACGGAATGGCGTCATGTGCGATCCAGCCACAGTGGGGACAGCATCTACGACAGAAATGTTAGTACATGATCATGGAGCCAATGAAGAGCGAGATCGGTCATCGCAGCTAAAATCCCTGCGTATGGTACTCAAGTCGGAAACGGAAATGCTCTACGTTGCGACAATGTGGATTGACAGCAGGGAAGAGAAATCCAACAGTCATCACTCACCTTTCTTGAGTCGCTTGCTGCGACGGCCGCTAGCCCCTTCAGGATCCTCAATGTCGATGTCCTTTCTGGCCGATTCAGATGAGCTTTCGCAGCTTAGCTGACGCTTCAATGCTGTTTCTTTTAGACTGGAGGCTCGATTGTCTGGAGTGTTCTTTGCTGAAGACGCAGGGCTGTCAAATCGCTTAGGGTCAGGGGTGAAGCTTTTTGGCTCACTGGTCACACTGCGATTGATACTTGTGAAGCCAGCATTCGCGGGAGTAAACCCGCCCGAATTGACTGGTGTGAATCCACCAGATGttggagcttgagagggTATGGCATCGGGCATGGGCGTGTCGCCATCCGTTTCCCTCTTCACTCCAATGATGTTGGCCTGGAGTGTGTCGGAAGCATTGCGCGCTGGGGAATCACCTCGGATGCTGAGAGGTGTGTTGACATTTGATCGCTTAGCTGGAGTTTGCGCAGGACTCGGGGTCAATGGTCCGCCATACTCTTGCTCCAGCTGTTGGTGAACTCCGGGTTTCGCAAGTCTGAGGTACTCCTCGTATGGGCAAAGCCATCGTTGGTAGGAGTTTTTGAGTGAGGTCGAAAGAGAGGACATGATCTTCCCACTATAGCCCAAATCACGGCCAATTTCTGCCCATTTCTTATGCTTGCAAACCTTTTCAAAGCCGCCCCGCGACTCGACCGCTTTCTTTAATCTATAAAGATCAAGCGGTTTCTTGTCCACGTACGGTAAGCGATGTAGGTTGGTTCCATGTTGTTTGTGGAATTTTGAGAGGCCATCAAGATATGTAAGGTTGGCACGTGTACCTGCAACATGTGAGCCGAGTGCGATAATGTCAAAATGAGTACCACATACTCCCTTCCACCGAGTTCAACTCTTGTTTTCGGGTTCTAAAGTGGAATTTCTAATTAATTAGCACAAATCACCGACAGCTATCGCACAGTGATAGCTTGAACGCGCTGGGATTGCGCCGATTGTCGCACCTCGGTATCAATGGCAAACTCTGGATTCCAAGAATCTGGAGGAATAATCTTGCAGATGCCAAAGTTCTTTGCTTCAGGTGTGATTTTCCGTAGGTATTCGAAAGGGTCTTTCCATTCCTCCTCCGTTGGGCGGTACGTCGGTGCTTCTTGTAGACCGTGAGGACGGCTCTGCTTGACGACTGGTTCCCTGACTGCGGTGGGCTGTCCGCGACGTTCGACGGAGGTAAGATCCAGCGGAGCACTCGTGAGTGAGCTGAGAGGTGTCTGTGGATTGATCGGGTGGTATCCATTAGAATTCACCTTGGGTTTCGGTTTCGATGAGGTGCCAGCGGGAGCACTAGGTGAGCTTCGCGTGCTTGCATTCGTACTGTGGGCGGCTGCAGGAGCCGCGGCGCCTACAGTTGGCACTGACACCATGGTGGGAGCGGACGACGATGCGTTGAGCGGCGACTAATAAAGAGGAGCGGATTGGGATCGGTCGAGCGTTACGATTACGCGGCGTACGTCGACTTCATACTCGGGCAGGCCGTCGTCAATAATTCACCAGCATCGCAGGCCACAAGGTCTCAATCGCGACGAGTGACCGAAGTATTAATGATGACTAGAAAGGCGATGTATATCGATCTTCGCACCTGGAGTCTAGTGTTAGTGGTGAGTTATACTTGATTGATACCATGGAAGGGAGTACGAGGGGGTATCTCCAACTAACACGGGATATACTCACGAGTAAGTCGATATAAAAGGCCGATTGTGCAAAACACACAGAAGTTATCGTGACTTTCGAATCAAGGTCCCAAAGTTGATGTTCGTAGTGGTTATAGCTTGAAATAACCCGTCAGCCACTCTAATGGGACTGTAGATGCTGAATGAAAGAATTAAAAGTGAGGAAGGAGCGGAGGGTGAAGGGTGTGAGTGGGAACGGAAGTTGGGAAGGTGGGAATGGGTCGAGGGAatcccagatcttggaggCGCGAGCGAGCGACGAAGGACGGACGGTACCTAGACACACAAAGGGAACCCAGAAGGGACAAGGGACGAGGGTGTGTGAAGGGAAGGAAGCCCAGGCCAGGGTGCGGCAGGAGGTTCCTGGTAAGTGCacgccaaagacaaaagtgGACTGGACGggcaggtaggtacctcTGTTTAGTACGATTCTGGCGCCAGGCACAAGTACCCGCCGCCTTCTTTGTCAGTGACTGTACGGAGGCAGGGCCGGTGAGTTCGGACCAGCAAGTACAAGAATTGCAGTGGATTTTCTGGACAACTACGACTCTAAAATGCCCATCGTATCACTTTTCTTGTATTACAGGCCATATCGCGTTCCAACGATGCCTTTTCTTCCCAATCAAGGCTTTGTTGGCTGTTTCAGCGCTCAAAAACGCCGTCCTGATACAGGGCCCCGAAAACTCATGTGGCGGACCCACTAGCGACGACATCCGGCCGGTGCCCCCATTACCGAGAATCACATCGTCAATGTCCACAAAAGCAGCATCCActgtcaagaacaaagaagatgtCGGTTTGGAAGAGAGGCTCTGTGTCGGCACGCGGTCAATGTGGCGTCTGGGTCTAGTCGAACTCTAACCAGCACGTTTGCGACGCAACCGCTAAATTCAGGGAGAATGCCACAGCCTTATGAGGCATATTGGTATCCATTGAGCATCGCCAGCCTGTGACCCGACAAATCCAGCATCAATATCACGATCAATGCAAAGGGGACGAGTCTGACAGACGAGAAAATATTTATCTTACGGCCACGTCgtcatggagaaggaggtATCCGAATGCGGCAGGGCATGGGTGACATTGAAACCAGTCACGCGCTGACTGGCATCATCATATTCCTTGTCCAGTTGTGTGGCTGCCTTTTGTCCCGCTCAATAGCGATGGCATGCCCCTAAAAGTCTGACGGCCACAGAGACAAAAGGCGGGCCCAGAAAAAATCCAATCTGATATCGAACTCTCAATGAACAGGGGTTAGTTAATAATGGACCGCTTACGAGCCAATCACGATGAGATGACGTTCAGCACAAACGCCGGGGTCCTGGTCAGCATCATTGCGTGGGGAACCGGGGCACACGATATTTTGGGTGAGGCTACAAACAGACAGGCAGATTGGCAGAGTACCTGGAACAAGAAAACTTGGGATTCAGACCTGAATGACAAAGAGACTCAGGTGAATTTCCAAGGACTTAGCAGGCCTTTCGCTGATTGAACATTGGCATCCTGCTTCCAGGATGCGGgttttttgtttcttgggtgATGCCTCAAAAGAATGACAACACCTTAATTCGAGGGCTTAAACTTTCTCTGCActaccatcatgacaaccaGCTGTCCAGCTGGCGTTAACAACTGATCAAAAGTATGTTCACATCCGAAGCATCAAACATTGACAACAGTTCAACGAAATGCAGAGCGGGTATCATCATATTAACGCCAAAAGCAAAAAAACAAGCCATTTTCAAatatcctcctcagctgcagcttcagccgcaatctccttcttcgtCCGCCGTTTCTTCTTGAGTAATTTCGCAACCTCCTTCGGTCCCCTCACACGAAGAGtcaactccttcatcatgtcgcTCCAGTTTATCTTGCCGCCACAGCTTGGACATGTGCATGATAGGGGGAGCAATATCTCTTTTGGTTCACCTTTGAGAGCGTGTTTTGACCAGCAGTCGAGATGGCCCATTGCTTCGCATCCGTCGTGGGGACACATTGGTTGAAGTCCTTGACCTGACTCTAGCGCTTCGTGGCAGTGGACACAGTTCCCTTCTCGTTCAAACTTCACGACGTTGTGCGCCTTCTCGACGTATGGCTTGATGGGCGCATAATCCAGTGGCAGGGCGCGAATACCCCAGGGCTCAGCAGATTTGGTCCCGTTTGGCCCTTCGTCTGGTTCATAGTCCTCCATGATCTTAATCCCCTCTCGTGGTGTTGTCTCCTTAGCCTTTAGCCAATTATCCCAGGCTTTCTTGGGCTCTGGTACAAAGAAGTGCAGGGTAAGTGGCCACCGTGCAAAACTCGACACGCCAACAAGCAAGTGAAGATTCGATACCACAGATCTCAGGCTATGAATAGGCTTCCGGGACTTCCGTTGCCCCTTTTTTCTTGGCGCCCTTGTCGTTATGCGCTCCTCTGTTGAGATATGTGTCGTTAAATGAGGGTTCGTTAAAGCCCATCTGTGAAAACCCAGTCAGCCACAGACTTCACACATAACGACATCAACGCACTCAAATTTCAGGGCAGCGATTGAACTTGGGAATCCTGTTATGAGTATCATGACCTCCCATGGTCGTAGTGTGTCTTTTGCAGTGCGTACTGCACCGCCTCGTGCCATGCCATTGTGCTGGTTTAGGCGTCTTGGGGGATGTGGCGTTGAACCTATGTAGATTGATGCATGACGCTTTGTTGAACGGAGCACATATACGGCGTAAAGAGCTGGTATAGGTCTTGCGAGCTGTGacatgattgttgatgatgggaatggaTGATTATGTTTACTTGGTGTGAGCGTGAGTTGGAGGGGCGATGGAGTCATGACTAatcaagtcatgatgccttGACCCCTTTCATCACGAGTAATGAGACAAGCCATGATCGTAATACGCCCAAATTATTTTTGAGACTCCGGTCTCCTAGTTTATCATACATACAGATACATCTACAGCAATCCCTGCTTCTGCAAATCCAAGTAAACCTTCTCAGGCATGACATTGccctctccatcctccatctGAACGACACtcccctcatcaacctttgtcctcttcttctccttctgaaTCTTCTCCC
Protein-coding regions in this window:
- a CDS encoding GTP cyclohydrolase I; protein product: MPTSEDGKKRSHDVASISGSSSSSDDSRRRRRERKEKKRKNGDTTVAVNGAKPSAFAQRRNSLAKASRDPRDEPLPRKRRAAAPQSVPEEEGAVVKIRSPSPVIDFDGLSRPSRGTRERREETEEQQAARLERMSGAVRTILECVGEDPDREGLLKTPERYAKALLFLTKGYQDNIETMVNEALFREGHSEMVIVKDIEIFSLCEHHLVPFTGKMHIGYIPNETVIGLSKLPRIAEMFARRLQIQERLTKEVAHAIMEILKPQGVAVVMESSHLCMVMRGVEKTTTSTITSCVLGCFEKKSKTRNEFLNLIGINR
- a CDS encoding histone demethylase JARID1; protein product: MTPFRPSVPRIPREEPPPPGEKCETCGNGEDSGSLLICESCDHSYHPACLDPPLKRKPDNEWNCARCLVGDGQFGFEEGGLYSLKQFQQKANDFKQGYFEKKMPFDHELNCHRPVTEEDVETEFWRLVADLEETVEVEYGADIHCTTHGSGFPTAERHPQNPYATDPWNLNVLPFHPESLFRHIKSDISGMTVPWVYVGMIFSTFCWHNEDHYAYSANYQHLGATKTWYGIPGEDAERFENAMKEAVPELFETQPDLLFQLVTLLTPEQLKKAGVRVYALDQRAGQLVITFPQAYHAGFNHGFNFNEAVNFAPHDWEPFGLAGVERLQLFRRQPCFSHDELLWTAAESAATGLTIQTAKWLAPALDRIHKRELHQREQFVARHLETAPHHCKIGGGNEDTCSLTLKIEDEDVQDEDEQCCSYCKAFSYLSRFKCLQSGKVLCLLHAGYHACCDLPEQARFQGEGHILFFRKADEDMESIYRKVKEKAQTPELWEEKYDKLLEEEARPSLKSLRALLHEGERIPYPLPSFPVLQDFVNRCNDWVGEATNFIVRKQQNRHKNDKAWQSSMRKSIGNSEQDQKERESRNVSNIYRLLDEAEHIGFDCPEIFQLQERAEAVKHFQTTAAQALRNTSTLSQKTVKELLEEGRGFNVDIPEVDQLMKVLEQSEWNEKAFANRGVYMTLQEVQDLIEEGCKLGIPTYNDHLTFYRDQMHAGQQWEKKAKELIVAEFVHYPQLEALSRQVQINVLPVSQETLGAVDQILHKQREAQRQIVSLLDRCRLPDLHDRPKYSEVVEIQKRLEDLNSKPDGTLELENERKRHEDWMRKGKKLFGKSNAPLHILKSHLEYVLERNMDCFDIENDTPRMPGEPVSREVSPEQGSSKWDESRSRQVFCICRRVEAGMMIECEMCHEWYHYKCLKIARGKVKEDDKYTCPICDWRMKIPRDASRPKLEELLALAEEMASLPFQPEEEEVLNKIIDNAQNFRNHIANYCNPLLSTEAEAETQRFYLRKIEGAEVLLTYETNFFRQELHKWCPVAPEAPPIQEQSRSTRKPRPTKLQKMLVEYGVDNPDDLPEHARGKANSLRRKAANAEAAAAAASHSMGGIGSGYGGSGYYPRPGEAGSPNSHGDRRESQSSGHSRTNSVSMGNGMHAGPLGAGGPQLVVDYSSMSLEDRILQGHDDGLNFQTDAEKSKALEILARTELGRKQAEAMWGPNVWGTGRGSIERRVSNPIDEEMIKHEDGNVDQMFKEMTNQDEDDEKKIDAGGDVTMTTASLEKERNGMDALLDGE